One Erythrobacter sp. SDW2 genomic region harbors:
- a CDS encoding DUF1153 domain-containing protein, producing the protein MIENQKIRPAQVIGPLGEPLTMADLPSPNTRRWVVRRKAEVVAAVNGGMLTIDEVLERYNLTLEEFASWQRAVDRSGMQGLRVTRIQHYRDLYERQLKY; encoded by the coding sequence ATGATCGAGAACCAGAAAATCCGACCGGCACAGGTAATCGGCCCGCTTGGCGAGCCGCTCACCATGGCTGACCTGCCGAGCCCCAACACCCGCCGCTGGGTGGTGCGCCGCAAGGCAGAGGTCGTTGCGGCCGTCAACGGCGGCATGCTGACGATCGACGAAGTGCTGGAGCGCTACAACCTGACGCTGGAAGAGTTCGCCTCGTGGCAGCGCGCGGTTGACCGTTCCGGTATGCAAGGGCTTCGGGTCACCCGGATCCAGCACTACCGCGATCTCTACGAACGCCAGTTGAAGTACTAG
- a CDS encoding GlsB/YeaQ/YmgE family stress response membrane protein — MGWIVAIIVGGVAGWLASMVMNRDASMGIFLNIVVGIIGALIGNAVLAPLLGFGGSIQTFDLGAFAIAVLGAIVLLAVLNLVQRGRVR, encoded by the coding sequence ATGGGTTGGATTGTCGCAATCATCGTGGGCGGCGTCGCCGGTTGGCTCGCCAGCATGGTCATGAATCGCGATGCCTCGATGGGCATTTTCCTCAACATCGTCGTCGGTATCATCGGGGCGCTGATCGGCAATGCCGTGCTGGCGCCGCTGCTCGGCTTCGGCGGCAGCATCCAGACTTTCGACCTGGGCGCTTTCGCGATCGCCGTTCTCGGCGCCATCGTGCTGCTGGCGGTGCTGAACCTGGTCCAGCGCGGCCGCGTGCGGTAA
- a CDS encoding efflux RND transporter periplasmic adaptor subunit translates to MNYQHSEIRSDTPAQVAGETYAAKRWNEQRSLPWRWIILGILVVGGLVAAYLLLGAGESTAVPAADRNEQAPRITVVAPGTTAIEGAINATGTLAARRAMPVGVVGEGGRVVSVPVEQGQWVRAGQVLASIDRSVQSQQARSAAAQIEVARSDANLAQANLDRALQLVDRGFISKAEVDRLTATRDAARARVAVAQAQYNELLARNARLNILAPASGLLLERNVEPGQTVSAGSPALFVIAKGGEMELLAQVGETDLAKLTPGVSATITPAGMDKSFTGQIWQLEPTIDAQTRQGTARIALSYAPGLRPGGFATATINSGTIVAPMLPESAILSDDKGAFVYIVDKDNKVRRRGVTTGIVTPGGVAIVSGLTGAEKVVLRAGGFLTEGETIVPELQGAKKAPAAAAQPKTATKG, encoded by the coding sequence ATGAACTACCAGCATAGCGAAATTCGCAGCGATACGCCTGCCCAGGTGGCGGGCGAGACTTATGCTGCCAAGCGATGGAACGAGCAGCGCAGCCTGCCGTGGCGCTGGATCATTCTCGGTATCCTGGTCGTCGGCGGCCTGGTGGCGGCCTATCTGTTGCTGGGCGCGGGCGAAAGCACCGCCGTTCCGGCGGCCGACCGTAACGAACAGGCTCCACGCATCACCGTTGTCGCCCCCGGCACGACCGCGATCGAAGGCGCCATCAATGCCACCGGCACGCTCGCCGCGCGTCGCGCCATGCCGGTCGGCGTGGTCGGCGAAGGCGGCCGGGTCGTTTCGGTTCCGGTCGAGCAGGGCCAGTGGGTCCGCGCCGGGCAAGTGCTCGCTTCGATCGACCGTTCGGTCCAGAGCCAGCAGGCGCGCAGCGCGGCCGCCCAGATCGAAGTCGCCAGGTCCGATGCCAATCTTGCACAAGCCAATCTGGATCGCGCGCTGCAGCTGGTCGACCGCGGATTCATCTCCAAGGCCGAAGTCGACCGCCTGACCGCGACCCGCGATGCCGCCCGTGCGCGGGTAGCGGTGGCGCAGGCGCAGTATAACGAACTGCTGGCCCGCAACGCGCGGCTCAATATTCTCGCTCCTGCTTCCGGGCTCCTCCTCGAACGCAATGTCGAGCCGGGCCAGACCGTCAGCGCCGGTTCGCCAGCGCTGTTTGTCATCGCCAAGGGCGGCGAGATGGAACTGCTGGCGCAGGTCGGCGAGACCGACCTCGCCAAGCTGACGCCAGGCGTCAGTGCCACGATTACCCCGGCTGGCATGGACAAGAGCTTCACCGGCCAGATCTGGCAGCTGGAACCGACCATCGACGCCCAGACCCGCCAGGGCACCGCGCGAATCGCGCTCAGCTACGCACCCGGACTGCGGCCCGGCGGCTTCGCGACCGCGACCATCAACAGCGGCACCATCGTCGCACCCATGCTGCCCGAATCCGCCATCCTGTCGGATGACAAGGGTGCCTTCGTCTACATCGTCGACAAGGACAACAAAGTCCGCCGCCGGGGAGTGACCACCGGCATCGTTACCCCGGGCGGGGTCGCTATCGTCAGCGGCCTGACCGGTGCGGAAAAGGTCGTGCTGCGAGCAGGCGGTTTCCTTACCGAAGGCGAAACCATCGTGCCGGAACTGCAGGGTGCGAAGAAAGCCCCGGCAGCCGCAGCGCAACCGAAGACGGCAACCAAGGGCTGA